In the genome of Actinomadura graeca, one region contains:
- a CDS encoding LVIVD repeat-containing protein, with product MTPRHSLRPPRRTRRLLQGGGAVAASLALMAGSAWACPPEPGAPQAGAPAAARGEGQGEGTGGHGGHYHRSAAKTAGPSESIKNVRRVGGVTDAKGAISLMFIDYGHGRHKRTILYATGEFGLKAYDITADPRVPKLVGQLNMPGMWETEDTDFDPKRKIIYLSRDPRAFGGTTAKGESGVYVVDASKPESLRQITYVKVPAGHTTTCVNDCRYLWTGGPSKADWMPADWGGRPVWVTDVRNPAEPKVHKDPIDTGRNDGKTDYTHDIQVDSDGIAWASGRGGVRGYYTTGRHYDPLKREWRRATAVDPVPYAGGGLDEATTHSTFMHNSYRAVGRTRGQAADPRRWGNGKLLYVTEETFNEGCANDGLLVIASLKGSYDGQGWRSTPEKKFRLQTVATWGVAGQEGSDPDPKQDDCSAHYLDVRDGVIVQSFYSQGTRFLDVSDPTNPRQVAYYRPADASSWQPYWHGRYVYVADNTRGIDVLEPTFR from the coding sequence ATGACCCCCCGCCATTCCCTCCGCCCGCCGCGCCGGACGCGGCGGCTGCTCCAGGGCGGCGGCGCCGTCGCGGCCTCGCTGGCGCTCATGGCGGGCTCCGCCTGGGCGTGCCCGCCCGAGCCCGGCGCCCCGCAGGCCGGCGCCCCGGCCGCCGCGCGCGGGGAGGGGCAGGGAGAGGGAACGGGAGGCCACGGCGGGCACTACCACCGCTCCGCCGCGAAGACGGCCGGGCCGTCCGAGTCGATCAAGAACGTGCGGCGCGTCGGCGGCGTCACCGACGCCAAGGGCGCCATCTCGCTGATGTTCATCGACTACGGCCACGGCCGCCACAAGCGCACCATCCTGTACGCGACGGGCGAGTTCGGGCTGAAGGCCTACGACATCACCGCCGACCCCCGCGTCCCCAAGCTGGTCGGACAGCTCAACATGCCCGGCATGTGGGAGACCGAGGACACCGACTTCGACCCGAAGCGCAAGATCATCTATCTGTCCCGGGACCCGCGCGCGTTCGGCGGCACCACCGCCAAGGGCGAGTCGGGCGTCTACGTCGTGGACGCCTCCAAGCCGGAGAGCCTGCGGCAGATCACCTACGTCAAGGTCCCGGCCGGGCACACCACCACGTGCGTGAACGACTGCCGGTACCTGTGGACGGGCGGCCCGTCCAAGGCGGACTGGATGCCCGCCGACTGGGGCGGCCGGCCCGTGTGGGTCACCGACGTGCGGAACCCGGCCGAGCCGAAGGTGCACAAGGACCCGATCGACACCGGCCGCAACGACGGCAAGACCGACTACACCCACGACATCCAGGTCGATTCTGACGGCATCGCGTGGGCGTCGGGACGCGGCGGCGTCCGCGGGTACTACACGACCGGCCGCCACTACGACCCGCTGAAGCGCGAGTGGCGCCGCGCCACCGCGGTCGACCCCGTCCCGTACGCGGGCGGCGGGCTCGACGAGGCCACGACGCACTCCACGTTCATGCACAACAGCTACCGGGCCGTCGGGCGCACCCGGGGCCAGGCCGCCGACCCGCGCAGGTGGGGCAACGGCAAGCTGCTGTACGTCACCGAGGAGACGTTCAACGAGGGCTGCGCCAACGACGGGCTGCTCGTCATCGCCTCCCTCAAGGGCTCCTACGACGGCCAGGGCTGGCGCTCCACGCCGGAGAAGAAGTTCCGCCTGCAGACCGTCGCGACCTGGGGCGTCGCCGGGCAGGAGGGCAGCGACCCCGATCCCAAGCAGGACGACTGCTCCGCGCACTACCTCGACGTCCGCGACGGTGTGATCGTCCAGTCGTTCTACTCGCAGGGCACCCGGTTCCTGGACGTCAGCGACCCCACCAACCCCAGGCAGGTCGCCTACTACCGCCCCGCGGACGCCTCGTCCTGGCAGCCCTACTGGCACGGCAGGTACGTCTACGTGGCCGACAACACGCGCGGCATCGACGTCCTGGAGCCGACCTTCCGCTGA